One window from the genome of Penaeus monodon isolate SGIC_2016 chromosome 4, NSTDA_Pmon_1, whole genome shotgun sequence encodes:
- the LOC119598795 gene encoding Bardet-Biedl syndrome 1 protein-like gives MLYEILDSLRQEVGECGLTTRSQRFLMCPDHQSQVAFLDQHKGFLLKRQTVVTCFSTMKKSHAEDDAISCLVLGTESANIFILDPEAFTILNSVSIYSSVIYEYY, from the exons ATGTTGTACGAGATCTTAGATTCACTGAGGCAAGAGGTGGGTGAATGTGGCCTTACCACACGTTCTCAGCGCTTCCTTATGTGCCCTGACCATCAGTCACAAGTAGCATTCCTAGATCAGCACAAGGGATTTCTTCTTAAGCGTCAA ACAGTTGTGACATGTTTCTCCACCATGAAAAAAAGTCATGCTGAGGATGATGCAATTTCTTGTTTGGTGTTAGGAACCGAAAGTGCCAATATTTTCATCCTGGACCCTGAAGCATTTACAATTCTCAACAGTGTAAGTATATATAGTTCAGTAATCTATGAATATTATTAA